In Sardina pilchardus chromosome 8, fSarPil1.1, whole genome shotgun sequence, the genomic window GGACCAGAAGAGGACGGACAGGGGGCCAACATTTTTTAACACTCTGACCATGGACTATTTAAACCATTGAGGTAACGCAGACGTCTGATCCCACTTGGCTAAAACAGAAGACTGAGGAGGAGTTTCTTTCCTCATGCCATTCGCATCCTGAGCACACATACTACATTACATggacttgccatactgcacttacacactgcaCTATTTACCCCCTgactcattccgtgtcaaatcagacaaggttatgctgcaccgtctcaggcctgtacaatatttttttgttcaatcctatgtcttcatattataatgtttgtatggcctgctcaatgattttcattgaaaagtgttcattaaaagttcaaatggtattttctttgttgttgcttttattgACCAGATCCAAAACATGTTGGTATAGGTCAGGTAAATCACAaatcaaatgttcaaatgtacaatatctttcactgtaaattcacagcaaattgctggctactgagttgcattacttttacagtaaaaatgaaaatatacagtatggtattgTGATTATACACAACATGATACTGTAAATTTACTCCAAATTGCTGGCTACTAAATTgcatgacttttacagtaaaaattcaagtgtacagtatggtattgtgattatacacaacatgatgctgtaaattcacagcaaattgctggctactgagttgcatgacttttacagtaaaacatggaattcacagtaatttactgtgagATAGTACCGGTAAATTACTGTGAAAGTCATGCAATTACAGGGATGCAAACAGCTCGCTTTTCGGCGCCTCCCGCTTTTTTCATGTCGCTTTGTGGGACTTGTGTGAATCATGCAAATCCGAAGAGTTTTttttagagggggggggggggggggggtctgtagataattgagatgcagtaaatgaagaagaaaacaattCTTTCTACTTCGAAGTTGTCCATTGAATTGCATGTGACAAGGGGAACCATCTAATGACATCAAAGAATTCACTGAGGGCAGCGACGGAGAACGGTAGAATATGAATAACCAGATTACGCACCTTTACGCATGTGCTCCGCTTGCCATGTGGATAAAGTTAAGTTCGTCATGCGCACCTCTGGATGGGTTATAAAAGCTAACTCTGCTGatatcatcaataataaaatcaggattaagatcagatcaaacagctctgtgtctaccgtaacatgtccaaaaatagcctTTGTCTTTTAAGTGTCGGGAGGAGCACATCTGTCTACTGTGGAGCATaacctagaattgttttttagactatgcctacttagcctattatgggaagacaattacgtgagtgaggctaatttgtcatgttatgttgttagttgtattggaaatcatggccttattgtagtagttgttaatttatgtcaacatcgtttgaattgtagcaatgtggctataatcgcgattagcataattttggtttagcccttatcattttttgcatttagattaccaaccaactatatcctctttttttattggcctactatgtttggattagatgtagctggcagtgcagcaacctgccttgacaaaaaaaaacttgtaggaGTGTATATGGGACTTGCATAAAGAattctgcgatctcgaagaacaactgcttgacaaacgcaaacactcatattttgccttgcaagtggacaaggccactgactttacaaaggtggtttagttattgcttatgtccgctttgttaacttgacagcggccgatattctattctgcgagtatgccaaaagtagggccactgcagatgaactattcaacattgatctcaacaattagtctacctggcagaacaggacatcaaatgggaaaaccgTGAGGGACTTGGtcggttggcgcacagacgatagcaggttaaagaaatgctatcgtcgtgataaagagggtagtgcccgatgcgcaacagacggattgtttcattcagggaagcgctcgcgtcaaggcttgacctgaataagattttgaacgaggttgtgagagtgttgaacttcatttcTAACACAAcggtagcatatagttggcccttttgctgtaaTTTTGGAAAttagctttttttgaagcaaggattgacaccttgtcaatgacaaaaaactgacgttattggtcattgatttagatttttattttctctatttttgaactgatatttatctgtaggcctagcctaactgttattggttactgatgtatatttagcaagtgacattataaatgtgacaattttgagcttgacctatactttcttagagcgatgatggacaggtggggctcgggAAAGCCAagcttgatcaaagtggggaatgaaagaaaaagtttgagaaccactggtatagaatatagaacacaataaagcaatgttgagaagagctagtcttatagaggagctggttggacattagcttatataaaacatagtattcccatcatttgtttgtacttggcaTTAATTGTTTTGTCTATATTATTAGTGGTGTGCCAATATTTCACTGAAACCTTAGAATGTGTAGTCATGggctaataggctatgtaggcctaaacagcaagtttagggggattttgcaatttgcaaaaatcattttggacaaaacgaaaaaaggttgcactgggtgttctttcaagatttcagtgcccaaacattactacaatggctttttttcggcatacactgcatgctcaaggtgcagtagtttgccaagatgatgatgatggtacagcaactttgactcagagtaaaggtactgaacatcatgacccccctacattcaccgtagtgaccatatataggccttcctccaagatgctcgatacccataatgcaccaccCCACGGCCACCGGCGCCACACTGCGCACCTAAGcacacctaccccccccccccccccccccccccccgctccgaggctctctcttttttgaccacatgtgtgtttgcatccctgCAATTAGTAGCCAGCAATTTACAGTAAATTCACAGTGAAACATTTTACAGTGTGCATATCCTGGATAGCTGGTGAAAACAACACATGACTTATCTCTCCTTCAGATGACAACATGCCATCAAAATGCCACTTAAATACTTTGGAAGCTGATGCCAAAATGAATTGCTTGTTCCTTTAAGCCATAGATATTTGAGCATCATCCTTACTTGTATTGTGATTGCGGGTCCGAACTTCCGTAACAAAGCACAAAGGCCGGCATTGAGGGCTGAAcaacctgtaacacacacacacacaaatctgagcGCCCTGATTTTTTCATTGCTTCTACTATTATAACTGCCATGAGTTGAACTGTTATAGCCACATTACCAGCATAGACAACTCTTTTATGGTCCTGTGTAAAATATGGATTTGAATGATTGAACCATTTCAGTGTGATTTGCTGAATCTAATCACATTCTTCATCAAGGTGAGTCTACAGTGATCTATCTTTAGAAATAAAGAAAATGCATGCTTTCTTCTGTCCAGAAGATGTATACGTAATGTAAACTAGACATGTGCAtctccgtggaggagctgcaagagtgggcttgctcaccagggggcagtgatgtaaacgcctgaacagtcccccattcatttcaatggggaaacgcctctggtggagcatggcggaactacaagggtctaaaaacgTGAATACtggaaaaacgacaaccggcagccatccgacattaacaagcaacctacaccgaatcggatcgggcctgatttttttgtgtttgaaccgtgtcgatagctcaaacgctctaggagaagaggcgttctcAAAAAAACGGGCAAAGAAGAACAATAGATAggcttgccttgcagcaagctCACTAATAATCAGAAAAAAGCTAAATGAAATTGCAGTCTATTATTCAATTTTcccaacacacaatcacaatcaccaTGTCTATGCAGTGTGAGTATgccgtgtgagtgcgtgtgtgtgtatgtgtgtctacggtctacgtcttgtgtgtgtgtgtgtgtgtgttttgactcaCTCCATGTGTAGTAGCCGGGTTTACTGCTGGAGAGGCTGGATTTTGATTTTTGGTCTGCAGCTGTCCAGATTCAgtcctggaggagaggagacagtaaaagaaatggatgaacagactccgttgttttCAATGGGAGGGCACTGACACAAATTGAACGGTCTTTCAGTGACCTCCTATCGTGCTGTGCTGCGACTCAAAATTAACTTTGTGGCCTTAGCATCGAACTTAATCTTGTAACTAGTCTGATAGATGGTTCACACAGAAATTATTCTCAAACTTCCTTCGCCTTCAAAGTCTTCAAAGTTaaacatatatttatttattattattaacatcaCCATCACAAGTGATATCAAGTCGTGTTCTTGTTGAAATTACTGGACATGATCATCTTCAAACAgtcaatggtaaaacaaaaacagaacagtTATTATCTTCTTCCAACTTTTACTACCAACTGTCAATCCATCAGAAACCTCTGAAATTATTAGTgccgttttttttatttggctTACTTGTAATATTACcttaacataggcctacaatggtcTTGTAGGCTACATAGCTTTTAGTGCAGACTGGACATAAGGatggactgagcttcttatccaaacaataCGGTTATCTCCCCATGGTGCGATGGGCATAACCACATCAaagttagcttccctacaaccagACATGCTAAATATTCTTCTTATAGGATCCCAACGTGACGTACGAGGTAGTTGAGCTTGTTTTGCCTTCTGTTGTTTATGTAAAAAATACAGAAGCTACAATGATGGCACAGATTAAATGTTACATGAAGCtatgggatttaaaaaaaactacaaaacgAATGGGCATTTTATGTGGTTAGCGAAGAGTTGATAGCTCCAGCTCCATGGGTGTTTCAACTTCCGGTAATTCGCCTGCCCCCTGGCCCTGACCCAATAACCTCCCATCCTTCAGTCACTCGTACCTGTTCTTGCAgaggtgctgctgcagctggttcCAACCAATAAACACAGTCATACCCAGCAGGAGCAGAGGTAGAACTAGGAAGAAATAGATCAGCAAACCATCCCTGACGTCCTTGTCTTTATCTAAAGGGGTGAGGCATGGCAGATAGTGAGGTTTAAAGATAAATGTTCTGATAAGCAGCTTATTGTGTCGGGTAACCAGACCATAAAAAGAATGTAAATCTAAACAATGTAATAATCATGTAAATTCTGTATGTCATTAAACATAGATATTGTAGGATGCCTCAATGTCAGGCTACCGTTCCACGCTGGGCCGCTATCGATGCTGCCTCCATAACCCTCCTCCTTACAGAATGGTGGAGCCCATCCGTAATCACAGTGGCAGTTCTTATTGTTGTTACAAACCTGTTATGTGAACATGTGCAGATCTGTGTTTACTGTCTCAGTCATTTTTACAGCAGATTGGTATCTTTTCTCAGACGGGAAAACACTAAGAAACACCAACAAATATTAAAGTCCAGAAgaagacagatacagtagatgtggcAAGCTGGATGAACAGTGGGAGATGTAGTACTGAAGGCGTTTGGTTGGGGcgcgcacatccacagaaatagtccaggtgccggacaaaagtATAGATAATGGgatggattggtccgcacactgggtaggctccaaaaatacactttatttacttCATAAAAAAACTTCTTTTGCCTGAAGAAGATCCCACTGCGgattgaaacgttgcctttttatgaagtaaataaagtgtatttttggagcctacccagtgtgcggaccaatccatcCCAGATGTAGTACTGAAGTAATATCTTACCCCATGGCCATGGCATTTGTCCTTCATGTCACAGTCAGGTTTGAGCACTGACGCATCCTGGCACTTATTATTCATACACACCtggagacaaagacaaacacagatgaGCACATTCGggtaatttatttattatttctctAGTTGTCATCACTGTGGTTGTGTAATGCCAGCTCACCTTGTCTTCTCCACATTTTGTTCCGTCGTTCACCATTCCTGGATCCAACACGTCAGGCCCCATTAAGAAGTCCACCCCCCAGCACTTGTTTTGACCGATGGTGGTTGAGATGATGGAGGGCTCCGTGTCAAACAGGTCCAAGTTCACATTGTCACACTGCAGCTTCCCACACTTGGCATCCCTGCAGGGGTACAACGTGCACAAATATGAATACTTCTAATACAGATCTAATACAGAgatgctgtactgtacatgtacattcGTACATACATGTATGCCATATGACCACATGATGTATACTTAGATGTATAGAGGAAGATATCACAGTATGACACAGTGAACAGACGatttcacagtcacacacacacacacacagctgatggtTGTTTAACGAAGCTTTGCTTCGCTCGCttcgtgcctaacaacacccctCAGCTGTGCTATATTCACAATATAGAACGGCCTCTCTGCGTTTTATCAGGCTCTTGCCTTTATTCCAATTGaaaagtgacaggaagtgagtgggagagagatagatagggtCGGATATGGAAAAGATCGCAGGTCAGATGCGAACCAGGATCCCTGTGGGCAATTGGACCCGTACATAGATTGATGCTTTAGCCTGTTACGCCACAATGCcccctcacacatacatttgATTGTCATAGTAACCCAGCTTGTTGTTCTAAGTTGTTTGTATGCGTTGTTTGTGTGCTGTCTGAAATTGTGTATCAACACGGTCTAACCTGGCGCTGCACTTCCGGTAGCCACCACAGTTTCCAAAGCGGTCCCCCTTGGAGTTCACAAATTCATAGCACTCGTCTGCTGCAGACTTTGCCTCTGTCAAAGAAGACACTTTGGTTCAGAACTACTGAAGACATAATAATactgaaaatatgaaaatatattgAAACTCAATATCTTGTACGATGATACTGAATGATATTCAGTATGTAAAGACAGGTACCGTGCATAGATACCGTATTTTTAAAGCCCGGTGTAGTTAAGATTTAagaatgaaaaatgaaagaaaaagtaaaTAGAAGCTAGAACTCACTGGAACCAAACAGGGCCTGGCATTGGGTGTCATGGTGTTGGCATTTGCCATTGTAGCAATATGATTGGTTGTTCCTACAGAGATGTCCGTCCTGCACAAAGACATCAGCCTGGCAGTCAGAAGACGATCCGTTGCAGTACTCCGGAAGGTCACACTCATCTGACTGACTGCGGCACTCATAACCACCTGGCaggaactgagagagaaagacacgaTCATCAGTAATGtggaatacagtacatatgacaGTTGAAGGTTCTTAAGGCTCGTGTGAGGTGACTTACTTTACAGTTCCTGCAGCATTCCCCATCGGCACACTGAGCCCCGGACTTCAGCTTACAGGTGTTTGGCTCACAGCACGGGTCTTCCTGGCACTCCtgaggagaggaacagaagaTTTTCAGCACAGAAACACTTCACACATGCATGAGCATGCATTCAAAATGCTtagcacacatatgcacccacacccacacccgcacccacacacctcctccGAGCCACAGTCACACTCCTCCCCTGGGTCCAGCAGCTTGTTACCACAGTCGGGCTTACGGTAGGTCTTGTGTGGGTGTGGCACGTTGAGGAGACAGTTACGTTTGCCCATTCTGAGCATCAATTTTTCAAAGCTATCAGCGCTGCAGTCGCTGAAAACACTGCAGAGGAGTAGAGAGCCAGGGACAGGGAAAGATGGAAGAGGGAGATCAGGAGAGAAAGTGAAGAGAGATCATTTAATGAATGTGTGCATTCAGTCAACTGATTTCCCCCCTTACAAAATGATTCTATACTATCTGTTTCAGAAGCAGTGTTCTGAACTCTTTCCACACTCATTATCAcatacagactgacacacaaatgctattaaaaaaaaaaaaaatcactcacaTGTTAACACATGAGTCTCCACACGAGCCTTTGCGACCCATTTTGCAGCTTTTGGCTGGGCAGTGGCAGCCTGTATGATCGTGATCCATACCCAGGTTGTGGCCTAATTCATGGGCCATAATGTCTGAGAGGTAGCCCACTCTCCCGTACTTTGGAAGGAACAAAGACATACTAATTAGTGACCTGACATGATGTCATATACAAATTCTTTTGAAAGGACAGAGGCGGATTTTGTTGTACTGTAGCTTTATATGAAGTGTGAACCGTGAATTACAATGTTTATTGCAGCACTCGACTGACTGCAGACAGTAGAAAGGTAGGCCAGCCCTCCGATATTTCCGAAATGTTGTTTCCTGGAAAAGACAAGTGGGTGAGAAGAGGTAGACAAAGGCATTTGAACTATACTACATCATTTTTGAAGAACAACATTTGTGTTATTCATTTGGATATAAACTAGAGACTAAATAAAAAGCCCAACATTTGAATCACTGCAAAcaggcacaaacagacacacacacagagacacacatacacaacaaattGGCCGACATCATGCCGATGGCGGGGCAGCAGATTCTGTTGCCTCCAGTCCCTGAATCGCCCCAGCACGCCCCCAGCCTTGTTGTCCACCTCGATGAGGTTTCCTGCCGTCCAGATCTCCAagcccaccaacaccacacgGATGTTCAACGGCGTATACCACTACATGGGAGGgaaaaagggatggagagagggcagGTGAAAGGATGGAGACAGTGAGGTGGAGAGGAAAGACAGGAAGAGTTTTGGAGGAGAAAGAACGGTAAacagaagagaagggagaggaggtgggagaaTACGTGAAGCGGTGAAGTGAATAAAGTGAATTATGATCATAATGACAGAACAAGGAGAATTGAAAGAGCTGTAGAGGGAAACTGTAGCTGTCGCTGCAAACATGCATGTGACGGCTTCTTTCTTTAAGCCTTTAAGTATGTATgtgatatgtactgtagttgtTATTACAATAATGTGATGTGAATATTATCAATAATTTCATGTGAGACTGGTGTGAAAAGGTTGCAAACTGCAAAACGGCCAAACTGTTGAGCTGCATTTAGTTAAAGTttgtggtcatgtgatcagcCTAACTAGCAATGACTATAATAAAAACTAATAGCAGAGACAAGATGGTCATACAGTCTTTTACAcctctgagacagacagacaatatgTCACTTGACGACTTACACTGTCTAGACGATTTGCAACTTGTATCATCTGGTCTTGAACCCGGGTTTCATTATTCATGACTTTGAACTGTtggtgagaaaagagaggagaggagcaagaAAATCGTGAGGAAACCACCCAGCACCTGTCTGACATTACCATATGACActgaattcttgaatttccccttggggatcaataaagtatctatctatctatctatcgaatTCATATCACTCGTCGGTCAATGTAAATCTTACTCACTCCATTGTAATCCACCACTATTATCAACTCCACATAGTGAGTCTGCAGCATAACAGCTCGCCTCCTCtggtgaaagacacacacacacacaaacacacacacacacacacacacacacacacacacacacacagtaagtatacagtatgcgcaaaaaaaaaaaatgatgccgCTATACAAGGGgagacatgcacagacagacacacttactCTGAGTAAATGACTGACAGGGTCCCCAGATACACCACCGTGAGAGTGAATGGTCTGGGCTTTGAAGGAGATGTCACTGTCGCTAGGGTGATGGGTGTGGGGGGTTCCACAGGTGGCAGGTTCCGTCTCCTCATCCTCCAAGTGGTAGACCACGTGCTCAAAGCCAGAGGAGCCCTCCAGAGGCTCAATCCCTAATGTAGCGTTCCCTACCGTCAAAAACCCACTGACGACATATACATAAATACAGACAATTACTATCAGTGAGCTTTTGAATATACTCTGAagattctttttttgtcttttgtgttgtgttttgaacacatggttagtatttaagtcagtttttttttatgtataaaaacaaaatgctgaAAGGCACTATACTTCATAGAACAACCCAGGGAGTTAAAGGGATTGTACCTGAGCCCAGAACAGAGGCTGACAGACGCAGATGAAAACTCAACGCCCTCCACATGGCCTCTGTAGTGGCAGTGATTCTGTGTAGGAGTGCAGGGTGAataataatttttaaaaaagggaaaagaagtGCTCTTTACATCATACAACAACACAGGTCTATGTTTTCAGTTCACAAATGAGAACATGTTTGCTTCATGTGGATTACTGAAGTTCTCTTAATTTGTATAACTTAAGAGGTCAACAGcatggttttaaaaaaaatttatGCAGTGTGTCTTTCCTTCCCGAAAGTGGTGCCCCCACATATTTGTCATCATCTACTCTGTTTTGGGAAATGATTTCTTAAGAGTTAGTTCCCGTTTTTTCATGAAGTGTGTGATGAAGTGTGTGCGGTCAAGATTTGAGTGACGATAACAGCACTGTGCAAATGCTGTTAAAAACTAGATGTTGTGAAGTCTTAGCTTAGTAAATAAATACAGGttatatatgtgtctgtgtgtttatgtcaatctctgtgtatgagtgtaaaTATGTGCCTATGAATctctatgtatgtgtttatgtatatgtgtgtctatgtgaatccatgtacagtatgtgtgcatgtgattctTACCTGCATGTCAGGTCTCTTAGTGATGAGTGAGCCATCTGTATCATATGTGTAAACAGTGAAATCCCTGGGAAGTAGGACCCTATGAACAGAACACATGGAGATAAAGACGTCAACAATGTGATTTCATTACATATCAATATGAATATTTGCACATGCATGTCTGCGTCTGTACGTGTATATGTGAGAGTAGTGATGAACAAACACAGTGTAGGCCATAAACgaacacagtgagagagagattcctaCTCAGGACATTTTCATAAATAGTAACATGGGAAGTGACACACATATGAATCAGTTTATTAGAAAATCAGAAATAAGTTATGTAACAGAGACCGGCCCAATTTAAAGTTAAGTTTAATCTGACAGGACCTGACTAAGCTTCAACCACACGTTTGCATCAGCATAGACCACACTTGGAGTGTAGGAGTGATCCATGACAATGTGGTCATTCATCTTTCACAATCTGTTCCCAAAATAATTAGAAACCATAAAAGCTGGCATAACAACTACTGATGTCAGAGACGGAatgaagacatactgtagttctcCTGTCAAGGAATTTCTGTTTAATGGTATGCTGATGCATGATGCAATCTGGCATACACTTATTAATGTAAACTGTGAGGTTTTATATTGGTTTAAATTTGCGCCTTTATgaaattaaaacaaacacacaaacaaacaaatgtcatTGGACTTTCTCAAGCAAATGCTCTGCCACTTCAAACCTAGGTGACGTAAAACTTAATAACCAAACCCTCTCTGATCTAATTGTGTACCCTTCCAATAGTTTCTGTTTCTGAGTAAAATGGAAGCAGTCACTGAGATAGCAAATTGGTTCATGTTGCTTACACTTGCATGAACCTACAGTAGAGCCAAGAGAAAGGGTTTTGTTCAGGTGCTGCATCAAAAACAGGAAGAAAGTGACCATCTCCATCTTTTATGATTAGATATATTTATGACAACAATTCTGGTATGTTTGTcttcagaggcggacatcccgggttcagaaagtaaaagtcccacCAACCATTTTAACCATGCAGCTCATCTTAATTAGCaaccaggtagatcagataattagtgatatcaccaaATGATAAACTgcaggatttttactttctggaacggATGTCTGTCTCTGGCTGTCTTACTGGTTACTAGTGATGTCCAAGAATCTGCATGCAAGAATGCATTTGGATATATCACTGCTCAGCGACAAGTGTGTATGGTTTCCGTGTGCATGTACAGAAACATGCTATTGATGGCTATTGATCACCAGAGAAACAAGATAGCCTACAATATTATGGAGTTGAGGATTATGAAGGGGATTCATATAAACACTTACTTGTTCCTCTCCAGAATAACAACATGCTCCTTGCCCTGGGCTTGGATGGTGTAAACCACCTTTGGAAGACAAAAAGGGCTCTGGTCAATGTTAAGTCACTGTGGCCAAAAAAAGGCATAACCATAACCTAATGCACAAAACTTGATATTGGTAATAATAATTATGTCTATATTAAATCAACAAATGAGTGATCAGTGAGTGACAGACCACCTGTCTGCATGTCAGTGAGGGCACAAGATGAGGATTTGTATTTTACCTCCCCTGTGTCTTGGGTATCCAGGTCTCTCCTCTGTCTTGCTATGCGTTTTGGTACGGTCACCTCATAAGCAGAGAAGCGGGAGGTCTGCTGGGAAGCTGACCCTATGGAACGGTGACAGGACTATTGACTTCATGACAGTAAAATGTGAGTGGGTCTATAGTGTAGTAGACCATTATATGCCTGGctcatcttttggataagcttgAGACAggctgtggacaggaagcaggggagatataATTTTTATTTTCTTGTAGATCTGGTCCCAGAGTTTCTCAAAATCATGTAAAcaaaaaatgtagcctactcatcattaggcctagcctaccctGGAGTAGACCACTCTCTGACCGGTAGGCTCCCCAGTGGTAGAAAAATACAGATTTTAAGACATTCCAGGCCATATTAACTCAGAA contains:
- the LOC134089086 gene encoding disintegrin and metalloproteinase domain-containing protein 9-like → MGKNHSVWIFIIALAFDLLNCIKGSASQQTSRFSAYEVTVPKRIARQRRDLDTQDTGEVVYTIQAQGKEHVVILERNKVLLPRDFTVYTYDTDGSLITKRPDMQNHCHYRGHVEGVEFSSASVSLCSGLSGFLTVGNATLGIEPLEGSSGFEHVVYHLEDEETEPATCGTPHTHHPSDSDISFKAQTIHSHGGVSGDPVSHLLRRRRAVMLQTHYVELIIVVDYNGFKVMNNETRVQDQMIQVANRLDSWYTPLNIRVVLVGLEIWTAGNLIEVDNKAGGVLGRFRDWRQQNLLPRHRHDVGQFVVKQHFGNIGGLAYLSTVCSQSSAAINIYGRVGYLSDIMAHELGHNLGMDHDHTGCHCPAKSCKMGRKGSCGDSCVNIVFSDCSADSFEKLMLRMGKRNCLLNVPHPHKTYRKPDCGNKLLDPGEECDCGSEEECQEDPCCEPNTCKLKSGAQCADGECCRNCKFLPGGYECRSQSDECDLPEYCNGSSSDCQADVFVQDGHLCRNNQSYCYNGKCQHHDTQCQALFGSKAKSAADECYEFVNSKGDRFGNCGGYRKCSARDAKCGKLQCDNVNLDLFDTEPSIISTTIGQNKCWGVDFLMGPDVLDPGMVNDGTKCGEDKVCMNNKCQDASVLKPDCDMKDKCHGHGVCNNNKNCHCDYGWAPPFCKEEGYGGSIDSGPAWNDKDKDVRDGLLIYFFLVLPLLLLGMTVFIGWNQLQQHLCKNRTESGQLQTKNQNPASPAVNPATTHGVVQPSMPAFVLCYGSSDPQSQYKPHTVATHVRPQRLPLPPPPPRVKY